A genome region from Leptodactylus fuscus isolate aLepFus1 chromosome 6, aLepFus1.hap2, whole genome shotgun sequence includes the following:
- the LOC142209715 gene encoding olfactory receptor 6C3-like, with translation MNKTRVTEFILLGFGNLRSFNIIFFIFFLIVFLFTVMGNLMLIVLVSVNIRLQSPMYYFLCHLSITDLIVSTNVVPNMLGAILFGEKKMTYVGCITQLYFFSGTTFTECFLLSVMSYDRYLAICNPLRYSSIMDFKCQICLSVWPWLVGLTLNLVGVLPISNFDFCHDNIIDHVFCDIFPLQKLSCSDTSILELKVFIFSMPIFILPCGLIIVTYVYIFHTIYKIPSTTGKQKAFSTCSSHLIVVGAFYGTLIAKYMIPSVGHSLTINKNVSLLNTLFTPLFNPIIYSLRNQDIKMAFRKLIAQ, from the coding sequence CGGAAACCTTCGCAGCTTCAATATTATATTCTTCATTTTTTTCTTGATAGTCTTTCTTTTTACAGTTATGGGAAATCTTATGCTCATTGTCCTGGTTTCAGTCAACATCAGGCTTCAGTCCCCCATGTATTATTTCCTTTGTCATCTTTCCATCACAGACCTTATAGTTTCCACAAATGTTGTTCCAAACATGCTCGGTGCCATTCTCTTTGGAGAGAAAAAGATGACTTACGTAGGCTGCATCACCCAGTTATACTTCTTCAGTGGTACAACCTTTACAGAATGTTTTCTTCTTTCGGTGATGTCTTATGATCGATACTTGGCCATCTGCAACCCTCTGAGATATTCTAGTATCATGGACTTTAAGTGCCAGATCTGTCTTTCAGTATGGCCATGGTTGGTGGGTCTTACTCTTAATCTTGTAGGAGTCTTACCTATATCAAACTTTGACTTTTGCCATGACAATATAATTGACCATGTATTTTGTGACATTTTCCCTCTTCAGAAGCTTTCTTGCTCAGACACTTCCATTCTAGAACTGAAAGTCTTTATCTTTTCAATGCCAATATTTATCCTTCCTTGTGGTTTGATCATTGTAACCTATGTGTACATCTTCCACACCATATATAAGATACCGTCTACAACGGGCAAACAGAAAGCCTTTTCTACCTGCAGTTCTCATCTTATTGTTGTAGGGGCATTCTATGGGACACTCATAGCGAAATACATGATCCCATCTGTAGGACATTCCTTGACTATTAATAAAAATGTTTCTCTACTTAATACTTTATTTACCCCATTGTTTAACCCCATAATATATAGCCTTAGAAACCAGGACATAAAGATGGCTTTTAGAAAACTGATTGCtcaataa
- the LOC142210077 gene encoding olfactory receptor 10A7-like, translating into MNQTRVTEFFLLGFGNLHGFRIVLFIFFLIIFLLTVMGNLLIIILVFTNVHLQSPMYYFLCHLSLTDLVTSTNIVPNMLGAILLGGIIVTYLGCIIQFYFFTGTLVVECFLLSVMSYDRYLAICNPLRYSSIMDLRLQICLSVWPWLVGLTVNLIGVLPVSNYNFCRDNIIDYFYCDFFPLQKLSCSDTSREELKAFLFSMPIFIFPCGLIIVTYVCIFLTIYKIPSTTGKQKTFSTCSSHLIVVGTFYGTLIAKYMIPSKEQSMLINKIISLLHTVFTPLFNSIIYSLRNQDIKRTLKKLLTKK; encoded by the coding sequence ATGAACCAAACAAGAGTGACAGAATTCTTTCTGTTGGGTTTTGGAAACCTTCATGGCTTCAGAATTGTGCTCTTCATATTTTTCCTGATAATCTTTCTTCTTACAGTTATGGGAAACCTTCTTATCATCATCCTAGTCTTCACCAATGTCCACCTCCAGTCCCCCATGTATTACTTCCTTTGTCATCTTTCCCTTACTGACCTTGTGACTTCCACAAACATTGTTCCCAACATGCTTGGAGCCATTTTACTAGGGGGGATAATAGTGACTTATCTTGGTTGCATCATCCAGTTTTACTTCTTCACTGGTACACTTGTTGTAGAATGTTTTCTTCTTTCAGTGATGTCGTATGATCGATATTTGGCCATCTGCAACCCTCTAAGATATTCTAGTATCATGGACCTTAGGCTCCAGATCTGTCTTTCAGTATGGCCATGGTTGGTGGGTCTTACTGTTAATCTTATAGGAGTCTTACCTGTATCAAACTATAATTTTTGCCGTGACAATATCATTGACTATTTCTACTGTGACTTTTTCCCTCTTCAGAAGCTTTCTTGCTCAGATACTTCTCGTGAAGAACTGAAAGCATTTCTgttttctatgccaatatttattTTTCCTTGTGGTTTGATCATTGTAACCTATGTGTGTATCTTCCTCACCATATATAAGATACCGTCTACAACTGGCAAACAGAAAACCTTTTCTACCTGCAGTTCTCATCTTATTGTTGTGGGGACATTTTATGGGACACTCATAGCTAAATACATGATCCCATCTAAAGAGCAATCCATGCTCATCAATAAGATTATTTCCTTACTGCACACTGTATTTACTCCTCTGTTTAACTCCATAATATATAGTCTCAGAAACCAGGACATAAAGAGGACACTTAAAAAGTTGTTAACAAAGAAATAG